In Candidatus Eisenbacteria bacterium, a genomic segment contains:
- the deoC gene encoding deoxyribose-phosphate aldolase has product MGIRPSDETIAAFIDHTLLKPDAKAEDIKRLASEAMEFGFATVCINPCYVKLASDILKLSDVKVCTVVGFPLGANTPEVKVYETKRAIMDGAREIDMVINVGALKSKDYSLVEKDIRGVVEACGKRVVSKAIIETCYLSSQEKVKACTLVKAAGADYVKTSTGFGPGGATVEDVRLMREVVGEEMGVKAAGGIKTPEDAAAMVEAGATRLGTSASVKILRGPERKVA; this is encoded by the coding sequence ATGGGGATAAGGCCCTCCGACGAGACAATAGCCGCTTTCATAGACCACACCCTGCTTAAGCCAGATGCAAAGGCAGAGGACATAAAGAGGCTTGCCTCAGAGGCCATGGAATTCGGTTTTGCAACAGTCTGCATAAACCCCTGCTATGTGAAGCTTGCATCCGACATTCTCAAGCTCTCTGATGTGAAGGTGTGCACAGTCGTGGGATTTCCCCTCGGAGCCAACACCCCCGAAGTAAAAGTGTATGAAACGAAAAGGGCGATAATGGACGGCGCGCGGGAGATCGATATGGTCATAAACGTCGGGGCGCTCAAATCCAAGGACTACAGTCTCGTTGAGAAGGACATACGCGGTGTTGTTGAAGCCTGCGGCAAAAGAGTAGTCTCCAAGGCAATCATCGAGACCTGCTATCTTTCCAGTCAGGAGAAGGTCAAGGCATGCACACTGGTCAAGGCGGCAGGCGCGGATTATGTCAAGACCTCGACCGGCTTCGGGCCCGGAGGGGCAACAGTGGAAGATGTAAGATTGATGAGGGAAGTTGTCGGGGAGGAGATGGGAGTAAAGGCCGCGGGCGGAATAAAGACTCCAGAAGACGCAGCTGCGATGGTAGAAGCAGGCGCCACGAGACTTGGGACAAGCGCAAGCGTGAAGATTCTCAGAGGACCCGAAAGGAAGGTTGCATAG
- a CDS encoding PBP1A family penicillin-binding protein, with product MRVFISVVVAGIFLFAGFAFSLTHWLQKGLPSVQKLESIEPSTKTQVFDVHGHLVHEFFKENRSMVPLDKVPANLKNAIIAVEDRRFYKHWGVDIIGVGRAFLADVVSGQMAQGASTITQQLARNLFLTHERTFQRKLKEAIIALRIERTYSKDEILEMYCNQIYFGDGAYGVDAASRVFFEKDVSRLTLPECALLAGLPRNPRDYSPRRNPEIALKRRAIALKAMLSTGAIGKDEYEKAMKAPLGVSKYKLNLELAPYFVEMVRLYLDERYGSNLVYEGGLKVYTSLDATLQEYAEKALEEGLVQLETRNKYPVTRAGHSRRAAANGKRLDASTEYVQGSLVAMDPKNGHILALIGGRDFEDSNWNRAVQAARQPGSAFKPFIYTAALDNGFKPSDVIEDSPVSFQGAGGKTWTPSNYSRNFRGPVSLRYALQHSINIPAIKLLRKVGISTVVDYARRMGVQSSLGDNLSLALGTSEVTMLELCTAFSTLADQGIRSEPIFVLRVEDKQGNVLEKNRPRSEEVLSKETASIMTSMLQSVVDHGTGYPARAQGFYYPAAGKTGTTDDFTDAWFIGYTPELLAAAWVGFDKKITLGSHMTGAEAALPIWTRFMIEATRNTPATGFPMSEEMVSKVLCADSGFLAGEGCPRKISEIFKKGTEPAEYCTIHNPVPPRHPL from the coding sequence GTGAGAGTTTTCATATCAGTCGTTGTTGCGGGAATATTCCTTTTTGCCGGATTTGCTTTTTCGCTCACCCACTGGCTCCAAAAGGGCCTCCCCTCCGTCCAGAAGCTGGAGTCCATCGAGCCGTCCACCAAGACCCAGGTTTTTGATGTTCATGGGCACCTTGTCCACGAGTTCTTTAAGGAAAACAGGTCGATGGTTCCGTTGGACAAGGTTCCTGCAAATCTCAAGAATGCGATAATTGCCGTTGAGGACAGGCGATTCTACAAGCATTGGGGCGTTGACATAATCGGTGTCGGAAGGGCTTTTCTCGCGGATGTCGTTTCCGGTCAGATGGCACAGGGTGCGAGCACCATTACACAGCAGCTGGCAAGGAACCTCTTCCTGACTCACGAGAGGACTTTTCAGAGAAAGCTCAAGGAGGCAATCATAGCGCTCAGGATCGAACGCACGTATTCCAAAGACGAGATTCTGGAGATGTACTGTAACCAGATTTACTTCGGCGATGGCGCGTATGGCGTTGATGCTGCATCAAGGGTTTTCTTCGAAAAGGATGTGTCGCGGCTTACTCTGCCAGAATGTGCTCTTCTGGCTGGTCTGCCCCGAAACCCCAGAGACTATTCTCCGAGGAGAAATCCCGAGATAGCATTGAAGCGGAGGGCAATTGCGCTCAAGGCCATGCTAAGTACCGGCGCGATAGGGAAAGATGAATACGAGAAGGCAATGAAGGCGCCTCTTGGCGTGAGCAAGTACAAGCTCAACCTCGAACTCGCCCCTTACTTTGTCGAGATGGTGAGACTGTACCTGGATGAAAGGTATGGAAGCAACCTGGTCTATGAAGGCGGCCTCAAGGTGTACACGAGTCTGGATGCCACCCTGCAGGAGTACGCTGAGAAGGCCCTTGAAGAAGGACTGGTCCAACTTGAGACCAGGAACAAATATCCTGTGACGAGAGCCGGACATTCAAGAAGAGCTGCCGCAAATGGGAAGCGGCTTGATGCTTCGACGGAGTATGTACAGGGTTCGCTCGTCGCGATGGATCCGAAGAACGGACATATCCTTGCCCTTATAGGGGGAAGAGATTTCGAAGATTCCAACTGGAACAGGGCGGTTCAGGCCGCAAGGCAGCCCGGCTCTGCGTTCAAGCCTTTCATATATACAGCGGCTCTCGACAATGGATTCAAACCCAGCGACGTAATAGAGGATTCGCCGGTAAGTTTCCAGGGGGCTGGAGGCAAGACCTGGACGCCCAGCAACTACTCGCGGAATTTCAGGGGACCGGTCAGTCTCCGGTACGCTCTTCAGCATTCAATAAACATTCCTGCCATAAAGCTGCTGAGGAAAGTCGGCATATCAACGGTCGTGGACTATGCCAGAAGAATGGGGGTACAGAGCAGCCTCGGAGATAACCTCAGCCTTGCTCTTGGAACGTCGGAAGTCACGATGCTCGAGCTGTGCACGGCCTTCTCAACACTGGCAGATCAGGGGATACGGTCTGAGCCCATCTTCGTGCTCAGGGTTGAGGACAAACAGGGAAATGTTCTCGAAAAGAACAGGCCCCGATCGGAAGAAGTCCTGTCGAAAGAAACTGCGAGCATAATGACGAGCATGCTTCAGAGCGTCGTGGATCATGGGACCGGCTACCCGGCCAGGGCGCAGGGATTCTATTATCCGGCGGCAGGAAAGACAGGTACGACTGATGACTTTACCGATGCCTGGTTCATTGGCTATACGCCTGAGCTTCTTGCGGCAGCATGGGTCGGATTCGATAAGAAGATAACGCTTGGATCTCACATGACCGGCGCGGAAGCTGCGCTTCCCATCTGGACACGATTCATGATTGAAGCAACAAGAAACACTCCTGCCACCGGTTTCCCCATGTCAGAAGAAATGGTCTCGAAAGTCTTGTGCGCAGATTCCGGTTTTCTCGCCGGTGAGGGATGTCCCCGCAAGATAAGTGAAATCTTCAAGAAGGGAACTGAGCCTGCCGAATACTGCACTATTCATAACCCGGTTCCCCCGAGACACCCTCTGTAG
- the cdd gene encoding cytidine deaminase gives MRDADLVKLAKKAMANSYSPYSRFRVGAALLTKSGKVYTGCNVENASLGLSICAERTAIFSAVSDGERDFRSLAIVNSTDQAVFPCGACRQVMREFSGDLKVIIGASRGKARTFKISGLLPFAFESGKLPIGRMRGRRKSSR, from the coding sequence ATGAGAGATGCGGACCTCGTAAAACTTGCTAAGAAGGCCATGGCCAACTCATATTCGCCTTATTCCAGATTCAGAGTTGGGGCAGCCCTGCTTACAAAGAGCGGCAAAGTCTACACAGGGTGCAATGTTGAAAATGCATCGCTGGGGCTGAGTATCTGCGCAGAGAGGACTGCAATTTTCTCGGCCGTTTCAGATGGTGAAAGGGATTTCCGTTCGCTGGCGATAGTGAATTCAACTGACCAGGCCGTGTTTCCTTGCGGAGCCTGCAGGCAGGTGATGCGGGAGTTCTCCGGCGACCTCAAGGTCATCATCGGGGCCTCACGGGGAAAGGCAAGAACATTCAAGATAAGCGGTCTTCTCCCATTTGCCTTTGAAAGCGGGAAGCTTCCAATCGGCAGAATGAGAGGAAGGAGAAAGAGTTCGAGATGA
- a CDS encoding thymidine phosphorylase encodes MFTAKEIITKKRSGIGLSDEEIRFFIKGVTTGEIPDYQVSAFLMATYLKGMSFEETKSMTLAMMNSGNVFDLSRVSGVKADKHSTGGVGDKVSLILAPLLASCGIKVPMISGRGLGHTGGTLDKLESIPGMRTRLTRDEFITILEKVGCVMSGQTDEVVPADRKMYALRDVTGTVESLPLIVSSILSKKLAAGPEVIVFDVKSGNGAFMRSENDAVELANLLVKVSTSMNRKACAYITDMSQPLGKRIGNSLEVGEALEMLRGGGPPDLVQVTLTLCAEILKLSGKESTYEDASRVLRANLGNGSAFEKFRELVKLQDGDVRAIDNPSLLPSSKVKEEVRAEQPGYLTGIDTKFLGDACALIGAGRRTAEDEIDPAAGMVVEKRLGDSIRNGDVLITVFAESRERIASILPGLKTAFKITPEKIQPPPLIRKVVRVEGVEDWKMAPVRTS; translated from the coding sequence ATGTTCACTGCAAAGGAAATAATTACCAAGAAGAGAAGTGGAATAGGACTCTCTGATGAGGAAATCCGCTTCTTCATAAAAGGAGTCACCACGGGCGAGATTCCGGATTATCAAGTTTCTGCGTTTCTCATGGCGACCTATCTTAAGGGCATGAGCTTCGAAGAAACGAAGAGCATGACCCTGGCAATGATGAACTCGGGCAACGTGTTTGACTTGAGCCGCGTGAGCGGAGTGAAGGCCGACAAACACTCGACCGGAGGCGTAGGAGATAAGGTTTCCCTGATACTCGCGCCGCTGCTTGCCTCGTGCGGCATAAAAGTCCCGATGATCTCCGGGAGGGGGCTGGGTCACACCGGCGGAACACTCGACAAGCTCGAATCGATTCCCGGTATGAGAACCCGGCTCACCCGCGACGAATTCATTACCATACTTGAAAAGGTCGGCTGCGTCATGTCAGGGCAGACTGATGAAGTCGTTCCGGCCGACAGGAAGATGTATGCCCTGAGGGACGTGACAGGAACCGTCGAATCTCTTCCACTCATAGTGAGCAGCATTCTCTCGAAGAAACTCGCCGCGGGTCCTGAGGTGATTGTGTTCGATGTGAAATCCGGGAATGGCGCATTCATGAGAAGCGAAAACGACGCAGTGGAACTGGCAAACCTTCTCGTTAAAGTCTCAACCTCCATGAATAGGAAAGCTTGCGCTTACATAACCGATATGAGCCAGCCTCTCGGGAAGCGCATCGGAAACAGTCTCGAGGTGGGCGAGGCGCTCGAAATGCTGCGCGGCGGAGGTCCGCCTGATCTCGTTCAGGTCACTCTTACGCTCTGTGCGGAGATTCTCAAGCTCTCGGGGAAGGAGAGCACTTACGAGGATGCTTCGAGGGTCCTCAGAGCCAATCTCGGGAACGGCTCGGCGTTCGAGAAGTTCAGGGAGTTGGTCAAGCTTCAGGATGGGGATGTACGGGCGATTGACAACCCGTCGCTCCTCCCATCAAGCAAAGTCAAAGAAGAAGTGAGAGCTGAGCAGCCGGGCTATTTGACTGGAATCGATACCAAGTTCCTTGGAGATGCCTGCGCTCTGATCGGAGCAGGAAGAAGAACCGCCGAAGATGAAATTGATCCCGCTGCCGGTATGGTCGTTGAGAAAAGGCTTGGTGACTCCATCAGGAATGGAGATGTTCTCATTACGGTCTTTGCCGAATCCAGGGAGAGAATAGCATCGATTCTTCCTGGGCTTAAGACTGCCTTCAAGATCACGCCCGAGAAAATTCAACCTCCGCCGCTGATACGAAAGGTCGTAAGGGTTGAGGGAGTAGAAGATTGGAAAATGGCTCCCGTTCGTACTTCATAG
- the alr gene encoding alanine racemase: MEFPTWVEIDLDAVEANIRATKEWIGAGKKILFVVKADAYGHGALELSRVASKYGVAMLGVATLHEGVELREGGISVPILLLSPSLPSEIDQLVHYRLRPSISTFEFAEKLSRTAKESGKTVPVHIEVDTGMGRSGVDFDCADDFIRKVAQLPSIAVEGVFTHFPDVTPGSMPQSGVQLKEFVALTDSLERAGIKIPCRHAANSAGILGLTDSHLDMIRPGLMIYGRYPWPELSKQVKLQPVMSFRTRTVQLRRLPAGRSVSYGRAFVTKRETVVAVVAAGYGHGYSWLLSGRGNVLVRGMRAPVIGNVTMDLTMVDVTGVPNASEGDEVVLFGRQGKEEITIEEVAAWSDSIVYEIMCSIGKRVVRVFLRDRVPKKVLTLVGERSGVKSLTQKRKADS, translated from the coding sequence ATGGAGTTTCCGACCTGGGTCGAAATAGACCTTGACGCGGTAGAAGCGAATATCAGGGCGACCAAAGAGTGGATCGGCGCCGGGAAGAAAATCCTTTTCGTTGTGAAAGCCGATGCATACGGGCATGGGGCGCTCGAGCTCTCCAGAGTTGCGTCAAAATACGGGGTTGCCATGCTCGGCGTGGCAACTCTTCATGAAGGTGTTGAGCTAAGAGAAGGCGGAATCTCTGTCCCGATACTGCTGCTGAGCCCTTCGCTTCCTTCCGAAATCGATCAGCTGGTTCACTACAGGCTGAGGCCGTCGATTTCAACATTTGAATTCGCAGAGAAACTGTCGCGAACCGCCAAGGAGAGCGGTAAAACCGTTCCTGTCCACATTGAAGTTGATACCGGAATGGGCAGAAGCGGAGTCGATTTCGACTGCGCCGATGATTTCATCAGAAAGGTGGCTCAGCTTCCATCGATAGCAGTGGAGGGGGTCTTCACTCATTTCCCGGATGTGACTCCCGGCAGCATGCCGCAATCAGGCGTTCAGCTCAAGGAATTCGTTGCTCTCACCGATTCGTTGGAGAGGGCCGGGATCAAGATCCCGTGCAGACATGCCGCGAACTCAGCCGGGATCCTCGGCCTTACCGATTCGCACCTGGACATGATAAGGCCGGGACTCATGATATACGGAAGATACCCCTGGCCGGAGCTTTCCAAGCAGGTGAAGCTTCAGCCGGTCATGAGCTTCAGGACAAGAACTGTCCAGCTTAGGAGACTACCTGCCGGCAGGTCGGTGAGCTATGGAAGGGCCTTCGTTACTAAGCGGGAAACGGTTGTCGCGGTCGTCGCTGCGGGATATGGCCACGGCTACAGTTGGCTTCTCTCGGGAAGAGGAAATGTCCTCGTGAGGGGGATGCGAGCACCCGTGATAGGAAATGTGACCATGGACCTCACGATGGTTGACGTCACGGGTGTGCCGAATGCGTCGGAAGGGGATGAGGTAGTTCTTTTCGGCAGGCAGGGAAAAGAGGAAATAACGATTGAGGAGGTCGCGGCCTGGTCGGATTCAATAGTGTACGAGATAATGTGCAGTATCGGGAAACGAGTCGTGAGAGTGTTCCTGAGGGATCGTGTTCCGAAGAAGGTTCTCACGCTTGTGGGTGAGAGAAGTGGAGTAAAGTCTCTTACACAGAAGCGGAAAGCAGACTCCTGA
- a CDS encoding DUF3343 domain-containing protein: protein MENGSRSYFIAVFLTTHATLKAEETLKKARIPLEVVPKPTKVRSRCGLALRIPTEYLDKVREISSKEELKLVEVVTGVG from the coding sequence TTGGAAAATGGCTCCCGTTCGTACTTCATAGCGGTATTCCTCACGACTCACGCCACACTGAAAGCGGAAGAAACTCTGAAGAAAGCAAGGATTCCGCTTGAAGTAGTGCCGAAGCCCACAAAAGTCCGCTCAAGATGCGGTCTTGCGCTCCGGATTCCCACTGAATATCTGGACAAAGTCAGGGAAATTTCTTCAAAGGAAGAACTCAAGCTTGTTGAGGTGGTAACCGGCGTAGGGTAA